One window of the Colletotrichum destructivum chromosome 6, complete sequence genome contains the following:
- a CDS encoding Putative pectinesterase, catalytic, pectin lyase/virulence factor, pectinesterase, Asp active, with protein MVAFLRVLALAALAVAAPAEDADARKCGGRFARTRPSPKALVVDASGAQANSFPTLNDAVLALKNVTEEQTIFVMPGTYTEQVRIPNYNGPLTIQGYTCDARSYQSNTATLTNNLSRTLANLTSNDQTATLRLWGDNIKIYNLNIANTFGQADKNGQALAVSAQKTNLGFYGCSFTGYQDTIYANEGRQIYAKSFINGAVDFVFGLRAAAWFETCDIQTIGKGYITANGRDAANNTFYVFNRANVTGTSGPASVTLGRPWRPFSRVVFQNSFLSDVVKPVGWSTWDNTQSTADVFYKEYKNTGPGAEGVRANFSSTLDAPIKPVTVLGDGFKKEWWVDASYL; from the coding sequence ATGGTCGCGTTCCTTcgcgtcctcgccctcgccgccctggccgtgGCCGCTCCCGCCGAAGATGCGGATGCCCGCAAGTGCGGCGGCCGCTTCGCGCGAACCCGCCCGTCGCCCaaggccctcgtcgtcgacgcctcgGGCGCCCAAGCCAACAGCTTCCCGACCCTcaacgacgccgtcctcgccctcaagAACGTCACCGAGGAGCAGACCATCTTCGTCATGCCCGGCACCTACACCGAGCAGGTCCGGATCCCCAACTACAACGGACCCCTGACCATCCAGGGCTACACCTGCGACGCCCGCTCCTACCAGAGCAACACGGCCACCCTGACCAACAACCTCTCCCGCACGCTCGCCAACCTCACGAGCAACGACCAGACCGCCACCCTCCGCCTCTGGGGCGACAACATCAAGATCTACAACCTCAACATCGCAAACACCTTTGGCCAGGCCGACAAGAACGgccaggccctcgccgtcagCGCCCAGAAGACCAACCTCGGCTTCTACGGCTGCAGCTTCACCGGCTACCAGGACACCATCTACGCCAACGAGGGCCGCCAGATCTACGCCAAGTCCTtcatcaacggcgccgtcgacttcgtcttcggcctccgcgccgccgcctggttCGAGACCTGCGACATCCAGACCATCGGCAAGGGCTACATCACCGCCAacggccgcgacgccgccaacaacacctTCTACGTCTTCAACCGCGCCAACGTCACCGGCACCAGCGGCCCGGCCTCCGTCACCCTCGGCCGCCCCTGGAGGCCCTTCTCCCGCGTCGTCTTCCAGAACAGCTTCCTCAGCGACGTCGTCAAGCCCGTCGGCTGGTCCACCTGGGACAACACCCAGAGCACCGCCGACGTCTTCTACAAGGAGTACAAGAACACCGGGccgggcgccgagggcgtccgCGCCAACTTCAGCTCTACCCTTGACGCGCCCATCAAGCCCGTCACCGTCCTGGGCGACGGCTTCAAGAAGGAGTGGTGGGTGGACGCGAGCTACTTGTAG
- a CDS encoding Putative HotDog domain superfamily protein: MASLAHQLRPALLRRAVGGRRCLTTNATQAAAELLDTFAGKDVVRRQLLDANQLQRLSLTLNRRELHRGQDVSADAPAQGTPLPPGYHLVYFTPAGVESELGMDGTDKTFNAPGPFTRRMWAGGRMRFVEGTSLRVGEEVEERTRLVAATPKTSRSGDEMVLVDVEKEFWGRDGLAVKDRRSWIFRPEVNVSRAAETAPPRSVRPSAFGPSTTTDRAGADGSGVVRYLRWSPVGLFRFSALTFNGHMIHYNEPWTKDIERHPDVVVHGPLNLIGMLDYWRDVYGRDGAEVREVGYRATSPLYAGDEYTVRTAAVEGGKEYEILVEKGSTVCMKGEILSS; encoded by the exons ATGGCATCTCTCGCCCACCAGCTACGTccggccctcctccgtcgcgCCGTCGGAGGCCGCCGGTGTCTGACCACCAACGCGAcgcaagccgccgccgagctcctcgacaccTTCGCCGGCAAAGACGTCGTCCGCaggcagctcctcgacgctAACCAGCTCCAGCGCCTCAGCCTGACGCTCAACCGCAGGGAGCTGCACCGCGGCCAGGACGTCTCCGCGGACGCGCCGGCGCAGGgcacgccgctgccgccgggctACCACCTCGTCTACTTCAcgccggccggcgtcgagagcGAGCTGGGCATGGACGGGACGGACAAGACGTTCAACGCGCCGGGGCCGTTCACGCGCCGGATGTGGGCCGGCGGGAGGATGCGGTTCGTCGAGGGCACCTCGTTGagggtcggcgaggaggtcgaggagcggACGAGGCTTGTTGCAGCGACGCCGAAGACCAGCAGgagcggcgacgagatggtgctcgtcgacgtcgagaaggagttTTGGGGCCGCGACGGGCTGGCCGTGAAGGACCGGAG ATCATGGATCTTCCGCCCCGAGGTCAACGTGTCCCgggccgccgagacggcaCCGCCCCGCAGCGTCAGGCCGTCGGCTTTCGGGCCTTCCACGACCACTGACCGGGCCGGCGCagacggcagcggcgtggTCCGCTACCTCCGGTGGTCCCCCGTCGGCCTCTTCCGGTTTTCCGCCCTCACCTTCAACGGCCACATGATCCACTACAACGAGCCTTGGACCAAGGACATCGAGCGCCATCCCGATGTCGTGGTCCACGGGCCGCTGAACCTGATCGGCATGCTCGACTACTGGCGGGACGTGTACGGCCGGGACGGTGCCGAGGTGCGGGAGGTCGGGTACAGGGCCACGTCGCCGTTGTACGCGGGCGATGAGTACACCGTCCGCACGGCGGCTGTCGAGGGGGGCAAGGAGTACGAGATActggtcgagaagggcaGTACGGTGTGCATGAAGGGTGAGATTCTTAGCAGCTGA
- a CDS encoding uncharacterized protein (Putative zn(2)Cys(6) fungal-type DNA-binding domain, transcription factor domain, fungi) — MPIDGHKKSRAKHACKECNSRRIRCNVTERHPCSNCETSQAACEVLPSRRGRYPRRSKRQKQGEEEASSATPEPTGIAAATAASAAPPSAFTSAMAATLASLSTASPSTRLPSSGASQTPFRVETPGEASSTTGASTGGSRFFGESNFITLVPGATEPGGEAVVGGGGLKGRLTFPVVPQTPQSDLATSPASANHISSATERYLRDEGALTFPDTQSCLPALRAYFKWFHPCFPILDRADVARRLVTMDISPLLLQAMLFIGSTYCDEAAIVAMGFKDRSEAKSVTYSRARVLFHSNWEKDEFTLIQSLFLCSFWRGGPTDWRDVRYWLGAVLTLAQTHGLHRSTRFTTKDANFARMRRRVWWSIYVRERQASVSLGLPCRIRDEDCDIEPLTAADLENDSDEQQATNFGASEAEHIHYAIKMVEIAHLLGRIMDTQFAPGRGPPAPAEVTALKQQLEKWRESLPDDMRRGPDVGESSVLTCLIHLAYNHLRILVHRNGWLRNRDEGDKKVALAAACRISRIAEDMLAQKTLQYGQMHLLTSLFAAFCIHAIDVKSADGIGRQLAEHRAQMCLLGLKEIQKYWRINNNVLDLFLQYLDESIAKRLHGSGSDSAAPSNVLGSAAAAGQSPFETSGTSPMQRGSLAAQDISGQTRPDTMEDQYFNLMRTNWEGEDALGDLGLFLDPQLYANGPMQVEGLNFLQRCL, encoded by the exons ATGCCGATAGACGGCCACAAGAAATCCCGCGCGAAGCACGCGTGCAAGGAGTGCAACTCTCGCCGCATCCGGTGTAATGTCACCGAGCGCCACCCGTGCTCCAACTGCGAGACGTCACAGGCGGCCTGCGAAGTCCTGCCCTCGCGGAGAGGCCG ATACCCAAGGAGGTCCAAGAGGCAGaagcagggcgaggaggaggcgtcgtccgcgaccccggAACCCAcgggcatcgccgccgccaccgccgcctcagCGGCTCCGCCCTCGGCTTTTACTTCCGCCATGGCAGCGACGCTGGCATCACTTAGCACCGCGTCGCCTTCTACCCGGTTACCCAGTTCCGGGGCCTCGCAGACTCCATTCCGCGTCGAGACACCCGGAGaggcgagctcgacgacgggcgcATCGACGGGGGGCAGTCGCTTCTTTGGGGAATCCAACTTCATCACCCTCGTCCCGGGAGCCACTGAACCGGGTGGTgaagccgtcgtcggcggcggaggctTGAAGGGCCGCTTGACCTTCCCGGTGGTGCCCCAGACGCCGCAGTCGGACCTCGCCACGTCGCCCGCCAGCGCGAACCACATCAGCTCGGCAACGGAGCGGTACCTCCGAGACGAGGGCGCGCTCACTTTCCCCGACACGCAGAGCTGCCTGCCGGCTCTGCGGGCCTACTTCAAGTGGTTCCATCCGTGCTTCCCCATCCTCGATCGCGCAGACGTCGCGCGGCGCCTCGTCACGATGGACATCTcgcctctgctgctgcaggcgaTGCTGTTCATCGGGTCGACCTACTgcgacgaggcggccatcgtcgccatgggGTTCAAGGACCGgtccgaggccaagagcgTGACCTACTCGCGAGCACGAGTGCTCTTCCACTCCAACTGGGAGAAGGACGAGTTTACTCTCATCCAatccctcttcctctgcaGCTTTTGGAGAGGGGGCCCAACGGACTGGAGGGATGTGAGGTACTGGCTCGGCGCGGTTTTGACCCTCGCTCAAACACATGGCCTGCATCGATC CACGCGGTTCACAACAAAAGACGCCAATTTCGCAcggatgaggaggagagTCTGGTGGTCAATCTAT GTTCGTGAACGGCAAGCCTCCGTCTCACTCGGCCTACCGTGCCGGATCCGTGATGAAGACTGCGACATCGAGCCCCTCACCGCCGCGGACCTGGAGAACGACAGCgacgagcagcaggccaccAACTTCGGCGCCTCGGAGGCGGAGCATATCCACTACGCGATTAAGATGGTGGAAATCGCACACTTAC TTGGGAGAATCATGGACACCCAATTTGCGCCTGGTCGAGGACCGCCCGCTCCGGCCGAGGTTACAGCCTTGAAGCAGCAACTGGAGAAGTGGAGAGAGAGCTTGCCAGACGACATGCGTCGAGGACCGGACGTTGGGGAGTCTTCGGTTCTGACGTGTCTGATACACCTGGCCTACAA TCATCTTCGCATTCTTGTACACCGTAACGGCTGGCTTCGCAACCGGGACGAAGGGGACAAGAAAGTAGCTCTCGCGGCCGCCTGCCGCATCAGCCGGATCGCGGAGGACATGCTTGCACAGAAGACACTGCAGTACGGCCAGATGCATCT ACTCACCAGCCTATTCGCGGCGTTTTGCATACacgccatcgacgtcaagtccgccgacggcatcggcCGGCAACTCGCCGAACACAGGGCGCAGATGTGTCTCCTCGGGCTCAAGGAGATCCAGAAGTACTGGcgcatcaacaacaacgtgCTGGATCTTTTCCTTCAGTACCTGGACGAATCCATCGCCAAACGACTGCACGGCAGCGGCTCGGACTCTGCGGCACCCAGCAACGTCctgggctcggcggcggcggcgggccagAGTCCCTTCGAGACGTCCGGGACGAGCCCCATGCAGCGGGGCTCGCTCGCCGCCCAAGATATCTCGGGCCAGACGAGACCAGACACCATGGAAGACCAGTACTTCAACCTCATGCGCACGAACtgggagggcgaggatgctCTCGGAGATCTGGGCTTGTTCCTGGACCCCCAACTCTATGCCAACGGGCCGATGCAGGTCGAGGGGCTTAACTTCCTGCAGCGTTGCCTATGA
- a CDS encoding Putative mycotoxin biosynthesis protein UstYa, which yields MAHGLFWNAVPKSEAEYAPLDQGCSCDEDEGADRFPARRSGWSQTTKRLVQVFVVSQLIVLPAGAVIWWLNRQAPMNMYLKKVSSYSPLLNQIEIPMTLRFDEPQTLSGGVGDMTWGSRPNQEIDRMWEEITSESSIPVTESDVIAMKKDPSVAAMLPEEYQTGNEKTYLGHALVFHRLHCLNYIRKALYKDYYYPNGTDEVPMHEHHIAHCIAMVLDHITCAGDPGVYVYQWYDHTDIPLPDANTWGKCWDFKQFRKDFDKIALKDLNPFQMVKPPGAKSVTEHNNLQEVIYKTAQEKTHKNS from the exons ATGGCCCATGGGTTGTTTTGGAATGCCGTCCCGAAGTCGGAGGCGGAATATGCCCCTCTAGACCAAGGATGCTCAtgcgacgaggatgagggcgcAGACAGGTTTCCGGCCCGTCGAAGCGGCTGGTCCCAAACCACCAAACGACTCGTCCAGGTCTTTGTTGTCAGCCAGCTCATCGTTCTTCCCGCCGGGGCGGTTATATGGTGGTTGAACCGCCAGGCACCAATGAACATGTACTTGAAGAAGGTATCCTCGTACT CTCCGCTGCTCAATCAGATTGAAATCCCGATGACACTCCGCTTTGATGAACCACAAACCctctcgggcggcgtcggcgacatgACGTGGGGGTCTCGACCGAACCAGGAGATTGACAGGATGTGGGAAGAGATCACCAGCGAATCCTCGATCCCAGTGACCGAGTCGGATGTCATCGCCATGAAGAAGGACCCTTCGGTCGCCGCGATGCTGCCCGAGGAGTACCAAACCGGGAACGAAAAGACCTACCTGGGCCACGCGCTCGTCTTCCACCGGCTTCACTGCCTGAACTACATCCGAAAGGCACTTTACAAGGATTACTATTATCCAAACGGCACGGACGAGGTTCCGATGCATGAGCATCACATAGCACACTGCATAGCAATGGTCCTGGACCACATCACCTGTGCCGGAGATCCTGGGGTCTACG TGTATCAATGGTATGACCATACAGATATTCCGCTGCCCGACGCCAATACGTGGGGCAAGTGCTGGGACTTCAAGCAGTTCCGAAAGGATTTCGACAAGATTGCTCTGAAGGACTTGAACCCCTTTCAGATGGTGAAGCCGCCAGGGGCCAAGTCGGTGACCGAGCACAACAATCTGCAGGAAGTCATCTATAAGACGGCCCAAGAGAAAACTCACAAAAATTCATAG
- a CDS encoding Putative major facilitator, sugar transporter, major facilitator superfamily, protein MTVPTTASILFPGDEDNMFHHQSSRISEKQTIDSHIPSNTTDAPSTSHTRWWKDGGLRSLNLRLLAVFISPLMIGYDGTLMGSLLTMPHYLGLSPESSSLIGLMGAGYSFGAMIAFPAVSWALDTFGRRVVIVVGDLIIIGAVLGQIFCYDARLYVLTRFVLGMGSMLVTASCPVLLTELAHPRQRSFLVSGYGSLFFVGSLVVAWVSFGTLHIPTQWSWRIPTLLQILPPAAQLPLIFLLPESPRWLVSHNRHSEAKDILVRFHADGKPYDEVVLTQYTKIRQAIELDVQGQVTRWTTWFRGPGNRRRLLLVIFSTIFGSWSGGGIITVYISVALRQVGITAPAQQAGINGGLQVFNLCAALLGASLVDKIGRRILFVSSSVIMLFAMVGFTVATEQFTQSPQVASSRALVAMVFLFQFGYDIGYAPLTPMYIAEICPYHLRAKAMAMHYLLMYAFSAAGHYANPVALHSMGWRYYIVYVGILAFEVLFTYFLFPETKGYTIEEISSIFDKPEPTSLEDSQ, encoded by the exons ATGACGGTGCCAACAACTGCTTCCATATTGTTTCCGGGAGACGAGGATAACATGTTTCATCACCAATCGTCCAGAATCAGCGAAAAACAAACCATCGACTCTCACATACCCTCAAACACTACAGATGCACCTAGCACTTCCCATACGCGATGGTGGAAAGACGGTGGCTTGAGAAGTCTGAACCTCCGGCtgctcgccgtcttcatTAGCCCGTTGATGATTGGATATGATGGTACCCTCATGGGCTCTTTGTTGACCATGCCACACT ATCTCGGCCTGAGCCCTgagagcagcagcctcaTCGGGCTGATGGGCGCTGGCTACTCGTTCGGAGCCATGATCGCATTCCCGGCTGTGAGCTGGGCTCTGGACACCTTTGGAAGGAGAGTTGTGATCGTGGTAGGGGACCTTATCATCATCGGCGCTG TGCTGGGGCAGATCTTCTGCTACGACGCACGGCTATACGTGCTCACTCGGTTCGTT CTTGGCATGGGCTCTATGCTCGTCACTGCCAGCTGCCCCGTCCTCCTCACCGAGCTCGCCCACCCGCGCCAGAGGAGCTTCCTGGTCAGCGGATACGGGTCTCTGTTCTTTGTTGGGTCTCTCG TCGTGGCCTGGGTCTCTTTCGGGACCCTACATATTCCCACGCAGTGGAGCTGGCGAATCCCGACATTGTTGCAGATACTCCCGCCCGCAGCCCAGCTCCCGTTGATCTTCCTCTTGCCGGAATCCCCGAGGTGGCTCGTCTCGCACAACCGTCACAGCGAGGCCAAAGACATCCTGGTGCGGTTCCACGCCGACGGGAAGCCGTACGACGAGGTGGTGCTGACCCAGTACACCAAAATCCGCCAAGCGATCGAGCTCGACGTGCAGGGTCAAGTTACGCGATGGACCACATGGTTCCGCGGGCCCGGGAACCGCCGGAGACTGCTGCTCGTCATCTTTTCCACCATTTTCGGATCGTGGAGCGGAGGCGGCATCATCACGGTCTACATTTCCGTCGCCCTGCGACAGGTCGGCATCACGGCCCCCGCGCAGCAGGCCGGCATCAACGGCGGGTTGCAGGTCTTCAACCTGTGCGCTGCGCTCTTGGGAGCcagcctcgtcgacaagATCGGCCGCCGCATCCTCTTCGTGTCCTCGAGCGTCATCATGCTCTTCGCCATGGTCGGCTTCACCGTGGCCACGGAGCAGTTCACCCAATCGCCGCAAGTGGCATCCAGCAGAGCCCTAGTGGCGATGGTTTTCCTGTTCCAATTCGGATACGACATAGGATACGCCCCGCTGACGCCCATGTACATCGCCGAGATATGCCCCTACCACCTCCGGGCCAAGGCCATGGCAATGCACTACCTCCTCATGTATGCTttcagcgccgccggccatTATGCTAACCCGGTGGCCTTGCACAGCATGGGCTGGAGGTATTACATAGTCTACGTCGGCATCCTGGCTTTTGAGGTTTTGTTCACCTATTTCCTGTTCCCGGAGACCAAGGGATACACGATTGAGGAAATCTCTAGCATCTTTGACAAACCAGAGCCTACGTCGTTGGAAGATTCACAGTAA